In the genome of Triticum urartu cultivar G1812 chromosome 5, Tu2.1, whole genome shotgun sequence, one region contains:
- the LOC125506155 gene encoding tryptophan synthase alpha chain-like — protein sequence MAFALKAPPSTSSTATSLSHPMRQRHAAAVTVAAPGRLVVRAVAAVTAPAPSAKRASRSAAGERGLSVAEAMSRVRASGKTAFIPYITAGDPDLATTAKALRLLDSLGADVIELGMPFSDPSLDGPVIQASAARALAAGATTDAVMSMLKEVTPELSCPVVIFSYFNPIVRRGTGNFAAAAKEAGVKGLIIPDLPYDEIRGFRKEIVENKLELILLTTPATPLERMKEITKASEGFIYLVSAIGVTGARATVNPHLKDLLQEIRQVTNKAVAVGFGISTPEHVSQIADWGADGVIIGSAMVKQLGEANSPREGLNRLEVYARSLKNALP from the exons ATGGCTTTCGCGCTCAAGGCGCCCCCCTCCACGTCGTCCACGGCTACGTCGCTGAGCCACCCGATGCGCCAACGGCATGCGGCAGCCGTGACGGTGGCCGCGCCGGGGAGGCTTGTCGTCCGGGCGGTCGCGGCGGTGACCGCGCCCGCGCCTTCTGCGAAGCGCGCGTCGCGGTCCGCGGCCGGCGAGCGCGGCCTTTCCGTGGCGGAGGCCATGTCTCGGGTCAGGGCGAGTGGCAAG ACGGCGTTCATCCCGTACATCACCGCCGGCGACCCCGACCTGGCGACCACGGCGAAGGCGCTCAGGCTACTCGACTCCCTCGGCGCCGACGTCATCGAGCTCGGCATGCCCTTCTCGGACCCCTCCTTGGACGGGCCGGTGATCCAGGCCTCCGCTGCGCGGGCGTTGGCTGCCGGCGCGACCACGGACGCCGTGATGTCGATGCTCAAGGAGGTGACGCCGGAGCTGTCCTGCCCCGTGGTCATCTTCTCTTATTTCAACCCCATTGTGCGCCGTGGGACGGGGAACTTCGCTGCCGCTGCCAAAGAAGCCGGTGTCAAAG GTCTTATTATACCCGACCTTCCATACGACGAGATACGCGGTTTCAGGAAAGAAATCGTCGAGAACAAACTAGAACTG ATTCTCCTTACAACACCAGCTACACCATTAGAGAGGATGAAAGAAATCACAAAAGCTTCAGAAGGGTTCATTTATCTT GTAAGTGCCATTGGAGTTACAGGAGCCCGGGCAACCGTAAACCCACATCTCAAGGATCTTCTTCAGGAGATTAGACAG GTCACAAACAAGGCAGTGGCGGTCGGCTTTGGCATATCAACCCCGGAACATGTTAGCCAG ATTGCCGACTGGGGTGCAGATGGCGTGATCATTGGCAGTGCAATGGTGAAACAGTTGGGTGAAGCAAATTCTCCAAGAGAAGGATTAAATAGGCTAGAAGTATATGCCAGGAGTTTGAAGAATGCACTCCCATGA
- the LOC125506156 gene encoding endo-1,4-beta-xylanase 1-like, with translation MGSAQDVNLLHSSKMEDGCAPFGSRTTALSVHNEEETAMLPITVAVGGNKPSGRYILVAGRADEKDGLRQAITTGGLKPRVTYRVAGWISLGAGAERATVRVNLGVDEDDNGNETLVECGAVCAEARGWTEIMGAFRLRTEPRSAAVYVHGALAGVDVKVMDLRVFQTDRKARFGQLRDKTDKARKRDVVLKLGAATGAASVRVVQMDSAFPFGTCINTTVIQNPAFVDFFTNHMDWAVFENELKWYHTEAQQGQLNYRDADALLDFCDRLGKRARGHCVFWSADGAVQKWVKNLDRDQLRSAVQSRIQSLVSRYAGRFPHYDVDNEMLHGRFFRDRLGDEDVPAFMFKEVARLDPDAALFVNDYNVECANDPNATPDKYAEQVAWLQSCGAVVRGIGLQGHVSNPVGEVVCGALDRLAATGIPVWFTELDVCEPDVGLRAQDLEVVLREAYAHPAVEGVVFWGIMQGKMWRKDAWLVDADGTVNEAGQTLLNLQKEWKTDARGNVDGDGNFKFRGFHGRYVVEVTTATGKQMLKTFTVEKGDNTPLLVDLVDA, from the exons ATGGGAAGCGCTCAG GACGTGAACCTGCTCCACAGCAGCAAAATGGAGGACGGCTGCGCACCGTTCGGCTCACGCACGACGGCGCTGTCCGTGCACAACGAGGAGGAGACGGCCATGCTCCCCATCACTGTGGCCGTGGGTGGCAACAAGCCCAGCGGCCGGTACATCCTGGTGGCGGGGCGcgccgacgagaaggacggcctgcGCCAAGCGATCACGACGGGCGGCCTGAAGCCTCGGGTCACGTACCGCGTGGCCGGGTGGATCAGCCTGGGCGCAGGCGCAGAGCGGGCGACGGTGCGCGTCAACCTTGGTGTGGACGAGGACGACAACGGCAACGAGACCCTGGTGGAGTGCGGCGCGGTGTGCGCTGAGGCGCGCGGGTGGACGGAGATCATGGGCGCGTTCCGCCTCAGGACGGAGCCGCGCAGCGCCGCGGTTTACGTCCACGGAGCCCTCGCCGGCGTCGACGTCAAGGTCATGGATCTTCGTGTCTTCCAAACGGACCGCAAGGCGCGGTTCGGGCAACTCAGGGACAAGACTGACAAG GCGCGCAAGAGGGACGTGGTCCTCAAGCTGGGCGCGGCGACGGGAGCGGCGTCCGTGCGCGTTGTGCAGATGGATAGCGCCTTCCCATTCGGGACATGCATCAACACGACGGTGATCCAGAACCCAGCCTTCGTCGACTTCTTCACCAACCACATGGACTGGGCCGTCTTCGAGAACGAGCTCAAGTGGTACCACACGGAGGCGCAGCAAGGGCAGCTCAACTACCGCGACGCGGACGCGCTCCTCGACTTCTGTGACCGCCTCGGCAAGCGCGCCCGCGGCCACTGCGTCTTCTGGTCCGCCGACGGCGCTGTGCAGAAGTGGGTCAAGAACCTCGACCGCGACCAGCTCAGGTCCGCCGTCCAAAGCCGCATCCAGAGCCTGGTGTCCCGCTATGCCGGCAGGTTCCCGCACTACGACGTCGACAACGAGATGCTGCACGGCCGCTTCTTCCGGGACCGCCTCGGCGACGAGGACGTCCCGGCGTTCATGTTCAAGGAGGTCGCGCGCCTGGACCCGGACGCCGCGCTCTTCGTCAACGACTACAACGTGGAGTGCGCCAACGATCCCAACGCGACCCCCGACAAGTACGCCGAGCAGGTCGCATGGCTGCAGAGCTGCGGCGCGGTGGTGCGCGGCATCGGGCTGCAGGGCCACGTCAGCAACCCGGTCGGGGAGGTCGTCTGCGGCGCCCTCGACAGGCTCGCCGCCACGGGCATTCCCGTCTGGTTCACCGAGCTGGACGTGTGCGAGCCCGACGTTGGCCTCCGCGCCCAGGATCTGGAGGTGGTGCTCCGGGAGGCGTACGCGCACCCGGCGGTGGAGGGCGTCGTGTTCTGGGGCATCATGCAGGGCAAAATGTGGCGCAAGGACGCCTGGCTTGTCGACGCCGACGGCACCGTGAACGAGGCAGGCCAGACGCTCCTGAATCTCCAGAAGGAATGGAAGACGGACGCGCGTGGGAACGTCGACGGCGATGGGAACTTCAAATTCAGGGGCTTCCATGGCAGATACGTCGTGGAGGTCACGACGGCGACGGGGAAGCAGATGCTGAAGACCTTCACCGTGGAGAAAGGGGACAACACTCCTCTCCTCGTGGATTTGGTCGATGCCTGA